TTCCATAACTTCTTAATGAAGTGTAAAATTCTGTTTTTTGCAGAATTTCAACATACATAGAAAATTTGTCTGGATTAGCTTCTAGTACCTCTGAAATTGTCATATCAGTAGTTTCACCATCTGTGGTAAAAAAGGTAGTTCCGTCAAGAGGATCATTACAGCTATTTAATATTAGCATAAACATGCAAAGACCTCCAAGCCAATTAATTATTTTTTTAGTTTTCATAAGTTTAGTTTTAGTTTTCGTAAAATGGATTCTGCACTAAATTATCATTCAAATTAATTTCATTTTGATAAATTGGTAAAAAGTATGAATCTGGATCGGAGTAATAACTCAAAATCTGCTCATAATCATCTGCACCAGCTTTAAAATCAACTAAACTTAAAATAAGTTCTTGATTTGCAAAGTTATCACGACGTGCAAAACGTAGTAAATCATACCAGCGCTTTCCTTCGAATGCAAATTCTTTTTGGCGTTCTAGTAATAGCGCATTTAATAAACTAGACTCATCTCTAGAAACATCTAAAGGTGCAGAAACCGCACGCATATGTACATCGCTAATAAGTTGATAAGCCATGTCTAAATTTTTTCTGTCGTCCGATAAAATGTAAGCTTCAGCTTGCATAAGTAAAACATCTGCATAACGATAGAATATAAAGTTATTATAATACTCATCACTACCACGGTATTCGCCTGTTTCATCCACACCAGCATATTTGAAGACAGCAAAGTTTTCTCTATCATACGTTCCTAAGTGCGCACGAATATCATCTGGAAACTCTCTATACAATTCGTTAATTCCTTGGTAAGCCACATAATTAAGATTACTTACTTGAAATGAGTTTCTTAGTGTTGCCGAAATATCGCTAAACTGAAGTTCGAAAATACCTTCTTCGGAATTTCCTTCAAAAAAGATGCTATTAAACCATTCTTCACCAGTAACTAAATTATAACGACCTAAATCTATTAATTGCTGTGCTGTATCCACACATTCTGTGTACTGCTCATTCCATAAATAAGCATCTGCTAATATAGCAAGGGCTGCTCCTTTAGTTATCCTTCCTTTATCATGAGCTGCAGATTGTGCATACCCTAAATTTAAGTCTTCTACTGCTAAAGTTAAATCACTAATAATTTGTGTAAGAATCTCCTCTTCAGTGTTTTTTGCTGGATAAAAATCAATTTGATTCGTTGATGTTGCTGTTAAAACTAACGGCACCTCTCTAAAGTTTTTTACCAAAATTAAATACACTAAAGAACGAATAGTAGTAGCCTCTGCTTTAAACGTTTTTAATTCTTCTATAGAAAATGTTTGATCTTGCTCCTGAGCGCCATCGGCAAACTCTAACACTAAGTTACAGTAGTTTATTGTTGCATAAAAAGTGCTCCAGTTTGTTAAACCATCTGAAGGGATCATATAATTTCTCATTATATTCTCTAAACCTCCACTACCAGAAACCATCATTTCTGCTCTAAGTTCTCCCCATTTTAATACTCTATCGGTAAACCCTGATTGATTCATAGAGGCATAACATCCCGCAACAGCCGAACTTACCTGCTCTTTATTATTCCAAAATTCTTGTTGAATTAAGTTGTCTTTTGGTTCTAGGTCTAAATAATCGCTACACGATGCTAGTGTTGCGAAAATCATCGGAACCATTATAAATATTTTAATTATGTTTCTTTTCATAATATTTTAACTTTTTATGCTATTTAAAATGATAGATTTACTCCTACCGTTATTTGTTGCGATCTTGGTGTTTGTTCCGCATCATAACCTAACTCTTGCCAATCGTTACTAATTCCTCCTTCAGGATCTACTCCCGAATACTTAGTAAAAGTTAATAAATTGGTTCCTGTAACATAAACTGAAGCATTTGTAAAATTCAACTTATTAATAAAGGGCTTTGGTAAATTATACCTAAGTGTAATGTATTTCATTCTTAAGAATGAAGCATCTTCCATAAATCTATCAGACCCCAAAGTATTAACAGGGCTATTCAAGATAGCTCTTGGTATATCTGTTTCATCACCTTCAAATCTCCAACGTCTTAATACAGCTGTACTTTGATTATCAAAATCATCCATACTTTCCGTATTCATACGTGCAATATTCATTAATTTTTGATCATATCTAAAGTTGAAAAACGCATTAAGTTGAAAGTTTTTATAACGAATATTAGGTCCAAATCCACCAAATAATAACGGGTTTGCATTTCCTAAGTATACTACATCTAATTCGTTTATATTTCCATCTTTATTAACATCTTCATACATGGCTTCACCTGCTGCAAACTCTTTACTATTATTAAAAACTAGATTTTTAGGTTCTCCATTAAGATCATAAATAATATCTCCATTACCATCACGCGCTACTAAATCTTCTTGAGAACTAAATACACCTAAATAACGGTAGCCATAAAAAGAACCAATAGGGTTACCTTCTTGAATTCGTTTTAAATACCCACCAGGCCCAGTTGTTAATGGGTTTCCAGATTCTGCTACTTGAGCCTCTGTAATACGTTTAACTACGTTTCTATTACGAGCTACGTTAAAGTTAAAATCTAATCCAAAATCTTCATTATTGATTATTTTAGTTCTTACACTAAACTCAATACCTTGGTTACTAATATCACCTAAGTTTAAATAAGGTATTCCAGAAAAACCAGATGTACTTGGTATTGCGGTGTTTTTAGTTAATAAATCTTTAGTGTCTTTTTGATAAAATTCTAAATCACCACTAACTCTGCGATCAAAAAATGAATAAGTAACACCTAAATTCTTTTGTACAACGGTTTCCCATCGTAAATCTGTTAATTCCATACTACTTGGTATTACGGCAGGCTCATCTAAATATGTATAACTATAAGTGGTATACGTATTGTACGAACCGTAGTTTGTACCTGGCGAGTTACCATTTACACCATAACTAGCACGAATACCTATCTCGTCTACAAAATCTGCGTTTTCCATAAAAGGCTCTGAAGATAAAATCCATTTTGCAGCAACACTTGGAAAAGTACCATTTCGGTAATTACTACCAAATTTAGAGTTCCCTTCCGATCTAATACCTCCACTTAAAATATAACGATCTAGGTACTGATAGTTAAAAGCAAAATTAGCAGCAAGCGTTGTGTTTTGCTCGAATGTAGATTCTAAAGAATTCCCAGAACCTTCAATTCTAATATTTGCAATAGGTGTTTGTATGTCACTTGTTGGACTATTACTAGCACTAGCTACATAACCTTGACTTGTTTTTTCGAATGTTTGAAAAGAAAAACTTGATAAAAATGAATGCTTTTCTCCTAATTCTGGCATCCAAATTAATTTATTGTCTGTACGCATTACAAAAAATTCACCATCATCAAAAGTCGATCTGTTGGCTCCTGAGTTTGTCCATGCTGCTCCAATAGCTTCTTCTGGTACAAATTGAGATTTTTTATCTACATTAATATCAAATGAAATAATAGATCTAAAATCGAAATGCTTATTAGGTTTATAACTAAATCTAAAAACTGGTGTAATTCTATTATTTTCAGTATTATTTCTTGACAACCTAGCCATTGCTACTGGATTGTAATAAGTAACCCCATTACCTTGAAAAGAATTTTCTGGGGTAAAATATTCATCTGTTAAATTACCATCTCCATCCACTTGATAAATAGATTGGTTTGGCATTTTAATTAAAGCTAAAGATCTTAAGTTAGCTTGACCTAAACTATTATCTTTTGCGTAAGAACGATCTAATGATCCGTGGCTATAAGAAAGCTCGGAAGCAATAGTAATTTTATCAGAAATATTATAATCTAAAATAGCACGTGTTGTGAATAATTTAAAACCACTACCAACCGTTGTACCTAATTGATTTTTATAACTTCCGGAAACACGGTATGAAGATTTTTCTCCACCACCAGATACACTTAAGAAATGCTCATTAGTGTGCCCTCTTTGTGTAATTTCATCTATCCAATTAATATTTTTGTTGTATAAATCAAACAACTCGTAATCGGGATTGTATGCTATTGGATTGCTATCTGCTAAATTTGTATTAGTAGCAATCAACTCATCTTTAATTAATGTAGAATATTGATCTCCATTTAACATTGGAATTCCTTCCGGTTGTTTTGATGTACTCCCTTTAAAGCTATAAGAAAATCTTGCTTTACCTTTTGCTCCACGTTTAGTTTTAATAAGTAAAACTCCGTTTGCTGCACGCGACCCATATTGCGCCGTTGCTGCTGCATCTTTTAAAACTGAAATTTCAGAAATATCATCTGGAGACACACCAATCATTGATGCGTATTGATCTTCATCGGCTGTAGAAAAATCAAAACCAGTATCAATTTGTGTTTCAAAAGGCACACCGTTAATAACAATTAATGGTTCTGAGGAAGCATTTAATGATGATGTACCTCGAATACGGATGGATAAACCAGCTCCTGGATCTCCAGAGTTAGCTACAATATCTACACCACTTAAACGCCCTTGTAACTGATCTACAATACCTGATGATGCTGTTTCACTAATTTCTTTAGTCGATATCGTTTCCATGGCTGTAGCAATTCTTCGCTTATCCATTTCAAATTCACCAGTAAACACCTTTTTTGTTCCCCTTACAATAATAGCATCTAACTCTGCTACATCTTCTTTTAATCCAATATCTATTGTTGTTCTACCTCCAACAGTAATTTCTTTGGTAATAAAACCAATATAAGAAAAGGTTAGAACGTTATTAGCATCTAGCATTTTAATAGAATAATTACCATTAAAATCGGCGACAACACCATTAATAATACGGTTGTTTTTATCTTTCTCTGCAATGGTTGCCCCCGTTAATGGCTGACCATCTGACTCTGAGATTACGGTTCCTGATACGCTTATTTGCGTTTGTGCTGACAGACTGAACGCCGAAAACAATACACAAACTATCATTAAGACATATGAATATGACCTGTATTTATCCTTCATATTTAAAAACTTTTAGTTTTATTATTTTATATAATTATTAGTTTCGTGTATTATAATTCTCTTTGATAATAAATTAGTCATACCACCAGTTGTTACTGTATCTCCTGTTTCTTCGTTTGTAATAGAAATAGATGATGTTGTGTTTACAACAGAAAACTGATCGTAAACTGGAGCAAAATCGACAATCTTACTAAAATACATAGAAGGAAAAGTTCCTGTTATTTTCCCATCAGTAGGCAGCGCTTGTTGTATAAAGTGCTTTTTAGCAAAGTTTAAAAGATCTCTTTTTGCTATCGCTCTATCTAAATCATCCAATCCATTTACTGTGCTAGGGTCTACAATTACACCATCACTAATAGCCTGTGCTACAGCAGTATTATTAGGCGCAAATAATGTAAACGTTCTTTGTAAGTTTAAAAAGTTAATCAACTTATCATTAGAGCCTATAATAGTAATTAATGCGTCTGCACTTTCTAAAACCTCAACAAAAGATGAAAAGTTTGCAGTATTCTCGACTAAAGTACCATAGGTAAAATTTAATGGCATATCTATAATAGCACTCATTTCATAAAAATTCCCATTATCTGTAACTTGGATATTCTCAACTTGAGCAGCTTCCATATCTTGAATATCTCCACCACCTTGTGCTAAGTTACCAGCAGATGCGTATATAAACTCGCCACTTCTTGCTTGAAAATAATTATTAGCATTAAAATCTATATCCTCATCAATGATTTGATTTAGAACAATATCGGCTATTGTATTTCTAACATAAGCTATATCTGCTGCACTTGGAGACGTTGCATCTGGATCTGGGTATGTACGGTTATTAGCTCCTACAGGATCACCTTCTACATCCATATAAATTACAGATACATCAGTAGGATCATAAGAATCAAGATCTGTACGCACTGTAATTCTTCGAGTTGCACTGTTTGGATCTGCAATATCTACAAACTGATCGTTTCTTACTCCTAAAATAGAGAAACGGACGGCATTACTTTGCAAAGCCGTATCAATTCTAAGATCTTGAACTGCTTGAAGCATAATAGAATAATTAGAATCTAATAATAAAGGCCCCATTATAGTTCCAAAACTGTTATTTGTATAAACGGTATTTACACCAACAAAGAAACCATTACTACAAAACTTTTTATCTACAATATCTTCTTCTTTAAAATCTACTAAACCTAAACTTGTATCATAACTCTGACCAAAACTACTTGGGCAAATATTATAATAATCATTAAAGAAAAATGGTGACACAAACTTCCCTAAAACATCTAAAGGCATATCATCGTAGCTATTATAAAATTCTCCTAAAATACTGTCGCCATCTAGATAGCTTTGTAAAGCATCATTAGTTGGTACCAATAAGCCCCATGCCTGAGCTAAGGTTCCATCAATATTTGTTGCATAATTTTCATCAAAAGGATTGAATGGTAAAAAATCGTTTTCTATCCCTGTTGAAAATCTTAACTGATAAATAGTTTCTAACTCTCCTGTATCATCGTTAACCTCATCCCCCATTAACCTAAGAGTAGAAAAGCGCTCTAAAATCCTTCTAAACATAGAGTATTTATCTCCATACTCTGGAGATGTTAAGTTATCATACATGTTTCTTTTAGGCTCAAACACTTTATCTATAGCATAAATAATTCCATTTTCTGCCACAATATTTTGTTCCGTAACATGAGCTCCAAAAACTTTCATGTCTCCACTACTAAAAGTTTCTCCTGTAAACATAAAATCGTAATCGGTAGTTTCAACACCATAATTTTCTAAATAAGAATCTAGAAAATAGTTGGTTGTTTTAAATCGACCTAAACTAGCATCAACAATATACTTCCCTGGTTCTAAATCGTCCCAATTCATAATATGTTGTAACGTATCAATATCAACTTCTCTATTCGGTATTTGATATTGAGTTCTACGTCTAAAACTTTGACCTAAATAAAACCGACTTGGAAAGTAAGTTAACGTTGTAGTATTCCATCCATCAATAACGATTGAATACTCTACGATATCTAATATTTTTTCTGGTGAAATAGACTCTATAGTCGAGATCCCTTCGGCAGCCATGTAAGCTTCAAAAGCCTCATCTGTTGGAGCAAAAACTGTCCAAGAGCCACCTTTTATCAATGGTTCTTTATAAGCCGTTTGATCTAATGCTTGTAAGTAATAAGTAAAATTCCCCATGGACTCTAATTGCTGGTATATTGTACCAGCCAAATTATCGGGACGCGCATACTCAAGCGGGTCAGGCTTACATCCAAAAGTGGCCATAATTATAAATAATATAATTATACCATTTCTATGCTTCATTTTTTGTACCATATTAATTGTAGTTAATTTTAGAATTATTGTTTAGTTATTTAATTAGGTTCAGTTTATAAATTTAAACTTGGTTTTTAATCAAGTTTAATAAAAAAGACATTTTAAGCGCAAATGCTAAAATGTGTTAATTAATGTTAACAGTTTGTTAATGCAAACTTATAAAAGAATGCCGTTTAAGTATATAAATTATAGCTATTTAGAGATAAATTATAGCTCATTTAGGCTGTTTCCCCCTTACAAACACTAGGGTTTATGTAAAATCCTACATTTTTATTTTCGCTATATTAACCTATTCTTAAAAAACCATAAGCTTAATTATCAAATTAGCATAATTCGGTATTTAATTTTGCTTAAACGTTTAACAAATGAAGAATACACCGAAGTTTCAATATTAAATGAAGCGTAAAAATGTTGTCAATTTTGAATCAAATTCACCCCCATTTACAACTTATCATTTAGCTCTTTTTAAGCACAAAAAAATCCCAGATTAACTTTAATCTGAGATTTTAAACAATATTTTAATATGAATTAAAAACTACTATTCTGCTTCATTTTCTTTTTGTTCTATAAACTGACTAGGAGTTACATCAAACAATTCTTTAAAGGTTTTACTAAAATATGCCGTAGAATTAAAGCCAGACATATGCGATACCTCTTTGATAGAATAATTATTTTTCACCAACAACTCTGCAGCATAACGTAAACGAATTGTCCTGATAAAGTTACTTGGATTACTACCTGTTAAAGTATTTATTTTTTTATAAAACTGAGATCGACCAATACCCATTTCGGCTAGTAAATCACCTTGTTTAAAGTCTATATCACTAATATTCTCAATAATAACTTTCGTGGCTTTATCAAGAAAAGCTTCATCTAAATTATTCGAAGTTACTTCGCTAGACGGGAATATACCTCCAATTTCAGAAAAACGTTGTCGCAATCTTTTCTTAGCCTCAAGCAAGTTATTAATTCTAGCTTTCAATACATCGGTAACAAAAGGTTTTGATATATAACCGTCTGCACCATGCTCATAACCTTCTATTCGATCTTCAACTAAAGTTTTAGCAGTTAATAAGATAACAGGAATGTGGCAGGTTTCTAAATCGGTTTTTATAGAATTACACATTTCGAAACCATCCATTTTAGGCATCATAACATCACTTATCACTAAGTCAGGCAAATATTTATGTACTTTCTTTAATCCATCCACACCATTAACAGCCTCCTTAATAATATACTGATCTCTTAAATCACTACTTAAATGCACACGTAGCTCCTTATTATCTTCAACTATAAGAAGTATTGGTTTATTAGAATCGTCACCATCATAATCGTCTATAGAGTCTTGTTTTACGTTTGGTAAATGATCGTTCGAGATTAACATATCATACTCTACAGCTTTCATTGAGTTTATTAAAAACTCATTCTTAACATTCTCAACGTCGTCCGGCTTAGCATCAATATTTAAAGGTAGCTTTACAATAAACTTCGTTCCTTTTTTATGTTTGCTCTCCACATCTATCTCACCACCATGCAACTCAACCAAACCTTTGGTAAAGTTTAAGCCAATACCTGTACCTGCTTTTGAAGCATCTAAATTATAAAACCTTGAAAAAATACGGCGCATTTGCTCTTTATCTAAGCCCACACCAGTATCTTCAACTATAATTTCGACATACTCATTAGACTTAGCTTTTCCTAATTTCAAAAAATTAGAGTTACTACTACCTGTATTAATTTTATTAATTGTTATGGTTATATCACCTCCACTAGTGGTAAATTTTATAGCATTCGAAATTAAGTTTGTAATTATTTTTTCAACTTTATCAAAATCAAAAAGTGAAACGATTTTATCTGAAGTACTTATAAAGTTATAATTAATTTCCTTTTTGAAAGCTAAATCTTTAAAAAGCGAAAAAATATCTTCACTAAACTTAACAACATCTCCTTTTTCTAGTTGAAGCGGTGCCATACCAACATCCATTTTACGATAATCTAATAACTGATTAACCAAATGAAGCAATCGTCTAGCACTTCGCTGAATAGACAATGCTGATGTTTTTACAACCTCAGGATTATCACTAAAATTTGCTAATATTTTATCTACCGGATTCAGGATTAATGTTAAAGGTGTTCTAAACTCATGAGATACATTTACAAAGAACTGTAGTTTCATTTGATCTAGTTCGTGTTCTTGTTCTTCTTGTACTTTAAGCTCATAATAATACATTAAGAAACGAATAATTAACGCTCCAATAATAATATAAATAAGGTAAGCCCACCAACTACGCCACATAGGTGGTAGTATTTTTATATTTAAAAAGGTTGTTTTAGCAGTCTCCCATTGCCCATTAATAGTGGCTTTTACTTCAAATTTATATGTCCCAGATTCTAAGTTCGATAGGTTTACTACACGGTTAGAGCCCAAATTAATAAAGTCGCTATCTAGACCTTGCATACGGTAAGCATATTTAACCTGCTCCGGATTATCAAAATAAAGCGCAACAAACTCTAACGAAACATAATTCTCTTTATACTTTAAGGTTAAGTCTTTAGTTTCAGAAATTCCTTTGTTTAATAAAACTCTTTTGTGGATTGAATCGCCTGCAAAAACAACTTTATTATTTAACTTTAATTTACTTATTTGTGGTTTTAAATCTACAGCTGCAGGAATAGCAATATCATTCGGATTAAAAATATTAAAACCATTTAAACCACCAACAATAATGCGGCCATCAATGGTTTTCTCGATAGATTGCGTTTGAAACTCTGCCCCTTGTAAACCATCGTGTGTATTATAGTTTATAATTTGGTGAGTATCTGGGTTTAGTAATGATAAGCCACTTTTAGTTGTAATCCAGATATTAAAATTATCATCTTCCTTAATCCCCACAACCAAATTGTTTGGCAATCCATTTTGTGAAGAATACGACTGTACCAAATTTAAATTAGAATCAAGCTTATAAACGCCACTGTCCGATCCTACCCAAATATTATTATCATGATCTTCAGTAATAGTACTAACCCTAACCTCCACTAATCCGGAAACGTTAACAGGTATAAAATCAATATCATTCGGGATAAAACCATCTAAGGCATTCAGTTTAACGACATTCAACCCCAGTTCTGTACCTATAAACAAACGTTTTTTTGAGTCTATAAACGTACTAATTATAGAGTTACTAAGTAAAGAGTTACCAGAATCGTAGGTGCTTTTATAATTTTTAAATTGTTTAGTTTTTGGATTATAAAGACTTAACCCCTCGTTTCTTAAAGCGAACCAAATTCTATGTTCAGCATCTTCCACTCCGCTCCAAACAGAACTTTGCCCAATAGACTTAGTATTATTAGCATCGTGTAAAAACACTTCACTTTTACCCGTTTCCGGATTAAATTTATTAACGCCACCATCTAAGGTACAAACCCAAATAAAACCTGCATGATCTTCAAAAGTATATAATATTTTATTGGAGCTAAGCGCACTTATATCATTAGAAAAACTACTAAAATGCTCAAATGAATTCTCTTTTTCATTAAACAAGTTTAAGCCGCCATTGTATGCACTTATCCAAATTCTCCCTTTGGAATCTTGCAAAACAGATTGTATTGTTTTTTGACTTAAACCATCGGCCTTATTCGCTTTGTAGTAATAATGCTGAAAGGAATAACTAGATGGATCTAACTTACTAACACCAACATCATAACTACCTATCCAGAAAATACCTTTTCTATCTTCAAATATTTTAGTAGGCTTATTATTAGGCAGTGAAAACGGATCAGAAAAATTGTTTACAATATGGCGTTGCATTTCTACATCGTCATTTTCTTTTTTGAATAAATACAAACCGAAAACATCTGTAGACACCCAAAACAAGCCTGTTTTATCCTGATAAATATCGTAAATAGGCACACTTTTATCTACTAAAGATACATGCTTAAAAGTATTACTTTTGGTATTCCAAAGTATGAGGTTAGATAAATCGTTACCAATCCAAAAATCACCATCTTCATCAATAAATACTTTTTTAGTAATGTGGTTTAACTCGTAAGATTCCTTTTTATCAATTAAAACACGATCGAAGTTATCGTTTTTTCTATTATATCGGTTTAAATGCTGTCCATTAGTTCCAGCCCAAATCGTATTATCTTTATCTTTTAAAAGAACATTAACTTTATTATTATCGATAGATTTTAAATTGCTTTGATCGCTTATGTAATATGAAAACTTAAAATTATCTTCATTAGTATTATAATCATAAAGTTGAATTTTTATAACACCAATATTAGTAGCCACCCAAAGTGTATTATTAATACTGTCGTACAGTAAATCATTAATAATTTTTTGTGAACTGTTTGATAAAGAAAGCTGTTTATATAGTTTTATTCGAATAAACTTATTAGTCTGTTTATTGAATAAATTAAGCCCATTATTGGTTCCAACCCACAAATTCCCTTCGTTATCTTCTTCAATAGCATTAATTCTATTATTACTAATAGATGTGTTATCATTTAAAACAGATCTAAAAATCTCAAATTCATAACCATTATATCTATTTAGTCCATCAAT
The window above is part of the Algibacter sp. L3A6 genome. Proteins encoded here:
- a CDS encoding RagB/SusD family nutrient uptake outer membrane protein, which translates into the protein MKRNIIKIFIMVPMIFATLASCSDYLDLEPKDNLIQQEFWNNKEQVSSAVAGCYASMNQSGFTDRVLKWGELRAEMMVSGSGGLENIMRNYMIPSDGLTNWSTFYATINYCNLVLEFADGAQEQDQTFSIEELKTFKAEATTIRSLVYLILVKNFREVPLVLTATSTNQIDFYPAKNTEEEILTQIISDLTLAVEDLNLGYAQSAAHDKGRITKGAALAILADAYLWNEQYTECVDTAQQLIDLGRYNLVTGEEWFNSIFFEGNSEEGIFELQFSDISATLRNSFQVSNLNYVAYQGINELYREFPDDIRAHLGTYDRENFAVFKYAGVDETGEYRGSDEYYNNFIFYRYADVLLMQAEAYILSDDRKNLDMAYQLISDVHMRAVSAPLDVSRDESSLLNALLLERQKEFAFEGKRWYDLLRFARRDNFANQELILSLVDFKAGADDYEQILSYYSDPDSYFLPIYQNEINLNDNLVQNPFYEN
- a CDS encoding SusC/RagA family TonB-linked outer membrane protein; its protein translation is MKDKYRSYSYVLMIVCVLFSAFSLSAQTQISVSGTVISESDGQPLTGATIAEKDKNNRIINGVVADFNGNYSIKMLDANNVLTFSYIGFITKEITVGGRTTIDIGLKEDVAELDAIIVRGTKKVFTGEFEMDKRRIATAMETISTKEISETASSGIVDQLQGRLSGVDIVANSGDPGAGLSIRIRGTSSLNASSEPLIVINGVPFETQIDTGFDFSTADEDQYASMIGVSPDDISEISVLKDAAATAQYGSRAANGVLLIKTKRGAKGKARFSYSFKGSTSKQPEGIPMLNGDQYSTLIKDELIATNTNLADSNPIAYNPDYELFDLYNKNINWIDEITQRGHTNEHFLSVSGGGEKSSYRVSGSYKNQLGTTVGSGFKLFTTRAILDYNISDKITIASELSYSHGSLDRSYAKDNSLGQANLRSLALIKMPNQSIYQVDGDGNLTDEYFTPENSFQGNGVTYYNPVAMARLSRNNTENNRITPVFRFSYKPNKHFDFRSIISFDINVDKKSQFVPEEAIGAAWTNSGANRSTFDDGEFFVMRTDNKLIWMPELGEKHSFLSSFSFQTFEKTSQGYVASASNSPTSDIQTPIANIRIEGSGNSLESTFEQNTTLAANFAFNYQYLDRYILSGGIRSEGNSKFGSNYRNGTFPSVAAKWILSSEPFMENADFVDEIGIRASYGVNGNSPGTNYGSYNTYTTYSYTYLDEPAVIPSSMELTDLRWETVVQKNLGVTYSFFDRRVSGDLEFYQKDTKDLLTKNTAIPSTSGFSGIPYLNLGDISNQGIEFSVRTKIINNEDFGLDFNFNVARNRNVVKRITEAQVAESGNPLTTGPGGYLKRIQEGNPIGSFYGYRYLGVFSSQEDLVARDGNGDIIYDLNGEPKNLVFNNSKEFAAGEAMYEDVNKDGNINELDVVYLGNANPLLFGGFGPNIRYKNFQLNAFFNFRYDQKLMNIARMNTESMDDFDNQSTAVLRRWRFEGDETDIPRAILNSPVNTLGSDRFMEDASFLRMKYITLRYNLPKPFINKLNFTNASVYVTGTNLLTFTKYSGVDPEGGISNDWQELGYDAEQTPRSQQITVGVNLSF
- a CDS encoding fasciclin domain-containing protein produces the protein MKHRNGIIILFIIMATFGCKPDPLEYARPDNLAGTIYQQLESMGNFTYYLQALDQTAYKEPLIKGGSWTVFAPTDEAFEAYMAAEGISTIESISPEKILDIVEYSIVIDGWNTTTLTYFPSRFYLGQSFRRRTQYQIPNREVDIDTLQHIMNWDDLEPGKYIVDASLGRFKTTNYFLDSYLENYGVETTDYDFMFTGETFSSGDMKVFGAHVTEQNIVAENGIIYAIDKVFEPKRNMYDNLTSPEYGDKYSMFRRILERFSTLRLMGDEVNDDTGELETIYQLRFSTGIENDFLPFNPFDENYATNIDGTLAQAWGLLVPTNDALQSYLDGDSILGEFYNSYDDMPLDVLGKFVSPFFFNDYYNICPSSFGQSYDTSLGLVDFKEEDIVDKKFCSNGFFVGVNTVYTNNSFGTIMGPLLLDSNYSIMLQAVQDLRIDTALQSNAVRFSILGVRNDQFVDIADPNSATRRITVRTDLDSYDPTDVSVIYMDVEGDPVGANNRTYPDPDATSPSAADIAYVRNTIADIVLNQIIDEDIDFNANNYFQARSGEFIYASAGNLAQGGGDIQDMEAAQVENIQVTDNGNFYEMSAIIDMPLNFTYGTLVENTANFSSFVEVLESADALITIIGSNDKLINFLNLQRTFTLFAPNNTAVAQAISDGVIVDPSTVNGLDDLDRAIAKRDLLNFAKKHFIQQALPTDGKITGTFPSMYFSKIVDFAPVYDQFSVVNTTSSISITNEETGDTVTTGGMTNLLSKRIIIHETNNYIK
- a CDS encoding two-component regulator propeller domain-containing protein; amino-acid sequence: MNFKNYFIALFCLLTNIIVGQKNNIKFENLDTFSGLSSSTCTEIFQDKAGFLWFGTIDGLNRYNGYEFEIFRSVLNDNTSISNNRINAIEEDNEGNLWVGTNNGLNLFNKQTNKFIRIKLYKQLSLSNSSQKIINDLLYDSINNTLWVATNIGVIKIQLYDYNTNEDNFKFSYYISDQSNLKSIDNNKVNVLLKDKDNTIWAGTNGQHLNRYNRKNDNFDRVLIDKKESYELNHITKKVFIDEDGDFWIGNDLSNLILWNTKSNTFKHVSLVDKSVPIYDIYQDKTGLFWVSTDVFGLYLFKKENDDVEMQRHIVNNFSDPFSLPNNKPTKIFEDRKGIFWIGSYDVGVSKLDPSSYSFQHYYYKANKADGLSQKTIQSVLQDSKGRIWISAYNGGLNLFNEKENSFEHFSSFSNDISALSSNKILYTFEDHAGFIWVCTLDGGVNKFNPETGKSEVFLHDANNTKSIGQSSVWSGVEDAEHRIWFALRNEGLSLYNPKTKQFKNYKSTYDSGNSLLSNSIISTFIDSKKRLFIGTELGLNVVKLNALDGFIPNDIDFIPVNVSGLVEVRVSTITEDHDNNIWVGSDSGVYKLDSNLNLVQSYSSQNGLPNNLVVGIKEDDNFNIWITTKSGLSLLNPDTHQIINYNTHDGLQGAEFQTQSIEKTIDGRIIVGGLNGFNIFNPNDIAIPAAVDLKPQISKLKLNNKVVFAGDSIHKRVLLNKGISETKDLTLKYKENYVSLEFVALYFDNPEQVKYAYRMQGLDSDFINLGSNRVVNLSNLESGTYKFEVKATINGQWETAKTTFLNIKILPPMWRSWWAYLIYIIIGALIIRFLMYYYELKVQEEQEHELDQMKLQFFVNVSHEFRTPLTLILNPVDKILANFSDNPEVVKTSALSIQRSARRLLHLVNQLLDYRKMDVGMAPLQLEKGDVVKFSEDIFSLFKDLAFKKEINYNFISTSDKIVSLFDFDKVEKIITNLISNAIKFTTSGGDITITINKINTGSSNSNFLKLGKAKSNEYVEIIVEDTGVGLDKEQMRRIFSRFYNLDASKAGTGIGLNFTKGLVELHGGEIDVESKHKKGTKFIVKLPLNIDAKPDDVENVKNEFLINSMKAVEYDMLISNDHLPNVKQDSIDDYDGDDSNKPILLIVEDNKELRVHLSSDLRDQYIIKEAVNGVDGLKKVHKYLPDLVISDVMMPKMDGFEMCNSIKTDLETCHIPVILLTAKTLVEDRIEGYEHGADGYISKPFVTDVLKARINNLLEAKKRLRQRFSEIGGIFPSSEVTSNNLDEAFLDKATKVIIENISDIDFKQGDLLAEMGIGRSQFYKKINTLTGSNPSNFIRTIRLRYAAELLVKNNYSIKEVSHMSGFNSTAYFSKTFKELFDVTPSQFIEQKENEAE